The Deinococcus sedimenti genomic sequence GCCTTCCTCTGAAATTCCGGTTCGAGACGAGTTTCGGGGTGCAGACGGAGAAGGTCGTGCCGCTGCTGGTCCTGCATGGGGACGGCGTGCAGGGCGTGTCGGAGGGGACGATGGAGTTCGCGCCGATGTACCGCGAGGAGACGATCGCGGGGGCGCTGGGCTTGCTGCGGTCCGTGTTCCTGCCGCGCGTACTGGGCCGGTCCTTCGCGAATCCGGAGGCGCTGAATGACGCGCTGGGGTCGTTCCGGGGGAACCGGATGGCGCGGGCGATGGTGGAGATGGCCGCGTGGGACCTGTGGGCGCGGCAGCTGGGCGTGCCGCTGGGTCAGCTGCTGGGCGGCCGGAAGGACGCGGTGGAGGTCGGCGTGAGCCTGGGCATCCAGCCGGACGAGGCGGCGACGGTGGACGTCGTGCGCCGTCACGTGGAGCAGGGGTACCGGCGGATCAAGTTGAAGATCAAGCCCGGCTGGGACGTGCAGCCGGTGCGTGCGGTGCGGGAGGCGTTCCCGGACATCCGCCTGACGGTGGACGCGAACAGTGCGTACACGCTGGCGGACACGGGGCGGCTGCGGGCGCTGGATGCGTTCGGGTTGACGTATATCGAGCAGCCGCTGGCGTGGGATGACCTGGTGGATCACGCGCAGTTGCAGCGCAGCCTGAGCACGCCGCTGTGCCTGGACGAGAGCGTGGCGAGCGCGCAGGACGCCCGCAAGGGGCTGGCACT encodes the following:
- the menC gene encoding o-succinylbenzoate synthase, with protein sequence MFTIESAELLVVRLPLKFRFETSFGVQTEKVVPLLVLHGDGVQGVSEGTMEFAPMYREETIAGALGLLRSVFLPRVLGRSFANPEALNDALGSFRGNRMARAMVEMAAWDLWARQLGVPLGQLLGGRKDAVEVGVSLGIQPDEAATVDVVRRHVEQGYRRIKLKIKPGWDVQPVRAVREAFPDIRLTVDANSAYTLADTGRLRALDAFGLTYIEQPLAWDDLVDHAQLQRSLSTPLCLDESVASAQDARKGLALGSGGVVNVKVARVGGHAEARRVHDVAQAFGAPVWCGGMLESGIGRAHNIHLSTLPNFTLPGDTSSASRYWEKDVILEGLEATDGLMPVPQGPGTGVTLDREFVSRVAEVQEEFRA